GTGAGATCTTTCCTGAAGCGAGAGTAACGATAGAACATTCCATCAGCAAGGGTTTATATTGTGAGCTGCATAATAAAGACCCGATTACCGAAAAAGATGTACGAAAAATTGAAAACCACATGCGGGAATTGGTGGAACAGGATATAACGTTCCACAAAGATACGGTCCCCTTGAACGAAGCGATTAAACTATTTGAAAAAGAAGGGCAAATGGATAAGGTCAGGCTTTTGAAATACCGGGAAAAACCAACCATTACCATCTACAGCTGCGGCTGGCTCAGGGACTATTTTTATGGTTATATGGTGCCAAGCACCGGTTTTCTAAAAAAATTTGAATTGAAGTATTACATGCCCGGCTTTATACTGCGTTACCCCGACAAATTTAATCCTGAGGCAATCCCGGAGTATAAGGAGCAGCCCAAGCTGTTCAGCGTCTTCCGGGAAGCGGAAAAATGGGCACGTATTCTGGAAGTTACCGATGTAGGTGCGTTGAATGATCAGATTGCGGCAGGGCATGCGGATGATTTGATCAGGGTTTCAGAGGCTTTCCACGAAAAAAAGATTGCCCATTTCGCCGATTTAATCACTAAAGAGCGGGACCAAATCCGCATAATTTTGATTGCCGGTCCGTCTTCTTCGGGTAAAACCACTTTTGCCCAGCGGTTATCCGTGCAGCTCAGGGTAAACGGGGTAAAGCCCATTTCCATTTCTTTGGATGACTATTTTGTATCTCGGGATAAGACCCCTCTGGATGAAAAAGGCGAACCGGATTTCGAGGCGCTGGAGGCAATTGAATTGGACTTGTTTAACGAGCACCTGACAAAACTCATTCAGGGCGCTGAAGTGGAACTGCCTACTTTTAATTTTGTAACGGGGCAGCGGGAATACAGGGGCAGGAAAATCAGAATTAAAAGAGATCAGCCCATTATCATCGAGGGGATCCATGGCTTAAATGAGAAGCTAACGGCTGCAATTCCCAGAGGCAGCAAATTCAAAATATACGTCAGCGCATTAACTCAGTTGAACATTGATAGCCATAACCGGATTCCCACTACTGATGCCAGGATTATTAGAAGAATTGTACGGGATAGCCAGTTTCGGTCCCATGATGCCTTAAAGACGATTAAAATCTGGCCTAAGGTGAGAAGGGGTGAGGAAAGGAATATTTTTCCTTTCCAAGAGGATGCCGATGTGATGTTTAACTCTCACTTGGTCTATGAACTGGCGGTACTCAAAAGATATGCCGAGCCCCTGCTCCAGGCTATCGATGCCCAGCAGCCTGAATACTCGGAGGCTAAAAGACTGCTCAAGTTTTTGTCCTTCTTTTTACCAATGGAAGATTTTGAGGTGCCAAACAATTCAATTATCAGGGAGTTTATCGGTAATAGCAGTTTCTGCCGTGAATAAAACTGGGTTGTTCAGTCCCTGGTCACCAGCAGGTTACGCCGTAGTTAGTCATTAGTCGTTAGTAATAATAATCCCCAGTACGCCAGTCATCAGTAATTAAAGATATAACTGGTGACTGGGGACTCATTTCTTGTCAGCTTTGATGTATTTTATAGCTATATTCGATGGCTGCAGTTTTATTAACCATGTGCAGCACACTGCAGTATTTTTCCTGGGTTAAGTCAACAGCCCTCTTTAACTTATCTTCAGGCACATCTTTACCCCAGATTTCATATAGTAGAGAAACCCGGGAGAACGTCTTGGGGTGTTCCTCCTTCCTTTCGGCGGAAATGGAGATTTTAAAATCATCATAGCTGACGCGCATTTTTTCCAAGATTGATACTACGTCCATACCAGTACACCCGCCTAAGCCGATGAGGACAAGTTCCATGGGTGACGGTCCTCGATTCTCACCTCCAACTTCAGGCCGGGCGTCAGCCATGACCCGGTGGCCGGAACCGGACAGTCCTTCGAACGCCATTTTACCCTTCCAGGAGACAGTAACGTGCATTATAATCCCTCCATCTGTAAAATTTGGCAGCTAAAATCATTATTACTATACCTGAAACAGCTGCTACTTGCAAATATTAAGTAAAAAGCCACCGGTTTGCAGTGGCTTTATCAGACTGTTATCCTCACAGGTCTACTTTGCTTCAAAACAGGAAGGGCAGTTTCCGTCGCTTATGCTGTTGGAGCTGAACTCAGCTACCGGTAATTTGCCTCAGCCGCCCCAACGGTCATCGTCTTCCCCTCCGCCTAAAAACCATTTGCAATCTGTAAAGCGGCATTTTGTACTCATTATTTAACCTCCCTGCATTAAACTAATGATCTAGTAATTCATTAATAAGATTTACAATCGGACAATAATTATGCAGAATTATTTTCTTGACAACATTTAATTTGCTATACTTATAGAGTTAAAGTTGCAAGGGAAGGGGATTTTACATTGTATATCGGAGCTCACATTTCAATTGGCAAAGGATTTGCCGCTGCAGTGGAACAGGCTCGGGAAATAGGGGGCAATACCATGCAGTTTTTTAGCCGCAATCCCAGGGGTGCAGCAGTTAAAGCATTGGATCCAAAGGATGTGGTAATGACAAAAGATAAGATCCAGGCCTATGAGTTCGGACCTATTGTGGCTCATGCCCCGTATATTATTAACCTGGCTTCTCCTAAAGATGATCTTTGGCAACTGGCCATAAAAGTAATGACAGAGGACCTGGCACGGATGGATACAATCGGGGTACCTTTTTTGGCAGTACATCCGGGCAGTCATGTAGGAAAAGGACTGGACTATGCCACTAAGCGCATTGCAGATGCCTTAAATCTTATCCTGCAGGGAGAAAACGTTACAATGCTGCTCTTGGAGACTATGGCCGGTTCGGGGACAGAAGTGGGCCGGTCTTTTTCCGAAATAGCTCAAATTATTTCCGGTGTAGAGCATCAGGAAAAAGTAGGAGTTTGCTTGGATACCTGTCATTTGTTTGGTGCGGGGTATGATGTCAAGGATAATTTAGATCAAGTTTTGACTGAGTTTGATGCCGTTATAGGGTTGGACAGGCTGAAGGCGGTACATCTCAACGACAGCTTACAGCCATTAGGCAGCAAAAAAGACAGGCATGCTAATATTGGCGAAGGGTTAATTGGGGCCGAGGCCCTAGGCCGTGTTGTGCTGCATCCTAAATTAAAGCATCTGCCTTTTTTGCTTGAGACTCCAGGTGGTTTGGAAAATTACCGGCGGGAAATTCAGTTCTTTCAATCGCTGTTATAATAATTTAAATAGAGAGTTGTTTTAAATTGTTGCATCACCTATCTATAATGAGCCATGCCTGCGGGTTAATGCAAGGCATGTAAAAAGACCGGGCGCTAAACTCCGGTCTAACTTTGATCTTACTCAACTTTAAAATCTTTTTTTAGCTTGGAAACAATCTCTGCAGTAGACCGGTCGGTCGCCGGTAGGTTTGAATGGAACCTCGGTTTGGGCTCCGCAGCTGGAACAGGTGGTTGTAAAAAGTTCCCTGCTCTGACGAGGCCTGCCGGCGCTTCCGCCTGAATTTTGCTTTTTACGGTTAGCACGGCAGCTGGGGCAGCGGCTGGGATCATTTTGAAAACCCTTTTCCGCAAAAAATTCCTGTTCTCCTGCAGAGAATACAAATGTACTTCCACATTCCTTACATTGCAGTTCTTTGTCTTGATAGACCATAGAAAAAACCTCCGTTTCCTGTCGGAAAATTTGACCCTAAGTTTGGTATTGGTCAGGTAAGTTTTTAGGGCTTCGTTTCTTGTCTTGATTCCGACATGAAATGGAGCGTGTTAACTAACTTAGATCTAGACCTTACCACTACTATAGGTATCCTAGTATCATATTATACTATTTGACTAAGCTAAATGTAAATAGTTAGAATGGTAGGAGAAATACGTTCAAATGAATCAAGGAGGCTTTCAATGCAGTACCGTACATTAGGTAAGACAGGGCTTTCCGTGTCCTTGGTCGGCATGGGTGGCATTCCCATTCAAAAAATTGATGAGGCTCGTGCAGAGCAAGTTGTTTCTGCCGCCATTCAGGCGGGAATAAATTTCTTTGATAGCGCCAGGGGGTATACTGATAGCGAGGCAAAGTTAGGCAGGGTTTTTGGCTCCTATCATGCACCCGGTAAGCTGGTCATTGCCACCAAAAGCGCTGCTAAAACTAAGAGCGAGATATTAAAAGATGTGGAGGTCAGTTTAAAAAATTTAAGAGTTAAGACCATTGATCTCTACCAGCTGCATAATGTAAAGGATGAGGCTACTTTAGATGCGGTCATGGCTCCCGGCGGCGCAGTAGAGGGTTTAAGGGAAGCACAGACAAAAGGATGGATCAGGCACATTGGCATTACCGGGCATGTGCCCGAAATCTTAGTTAAGGCTGTAAAAACCGGCGCTTTTGCTACGGTGCAATTCCCCTTTAGCGCTGTAGAGCAAGAAGCTGCTAAAATGCTTTTGCCACTGGCAGCCGAGCTGGGGCTCGGGGTAATTGTGATGAAACCACTGGCGGGAGGGGCTCTGTCTAACTCGGATTTAGCGCTGCGCTTTCTTTTTGAGCATCCGGTGACTACCGTGATTCCCGGCATGGCTTCAGTCGAAGAAGTTGCGCAAAACAGCAGTTTGGGAGAAAGGGCATTACCACTGACGCCAAAAGAAAGGGAAGTACTGGAGCAACAAGTTCAATCCTTGGGAAAAACCTTCTGCCGCAGGTGTGAATACTGCTTGCCTTGCCCGCAAAATGTTAATATTCCGATGGTATTTTTACTGGATGGCTACTATACCCGCTATGGTTTGCAAAGCTGGGCTGAGGAAAGGTACCGGGCAATGGAACGAAAGGCCAAGGACTGTGCCGAATGCGGGTTGTGTGAAGAACGCTGCCCTTATAACCTGCCGATTAGATCCATGCTCAAGGAAGCAAGCAGCAGGTTTGACAGGGAATAAATGGTGAGCAGCATGCATGCAGAAAGGAATAGAAAGATTTTAGAAACATTGCGATCATTGTATCCGGATGCTAAACCTGCTTTAATTTATTCCAATCCTTTTGAACTGCTGATAGCTACGATGCTTTCAGCTCAAAGCACCGATAATCAGGTTAACAAAGTCACAGCTAAATTGTTTGCAAAGTACAAAACTCCTGCTGAGCTAGCTCAATTAAAGCCTGAAGAGTTGGAGGAGCACATTAAAGGCTGTGGGCTCTATAAGAATAAGAGCAAAAATATCATTGCCACTTGTAAAATACTTGTGGAAAAGTATAACGGCCAAGTTCCGGAGAGTTTGGAGCAGCTAACCGAATTACCCGGGGTAGGTAGAAAAACTGCCAATGTAGTGTTGAGCAACGCCTTCGGCCAAGATGCGATTGCGGTAGATACTCATGTTTTCCGGGTTGCCAACCGCCTAGGTTTAGCTTATGCTAAGGATCCGCTAAATACGGAATTACAGTTGCAACAATCCATTCCTCAAAAGTATTGGTCCCAGGCCCATCATTGGCTGATTTATCATGGGCGAAAAATATGCAAAGCCCGCAACCCTGATTGTGGCGTTTGTCCCTTGGAAAAGCATTGTCCCACGGGAACAAGTAAACCCGCTAGCTTTTAAGTTAGCGGGTTTTTTTTAAATTCTCTGCGATTATTTCCCAGATGCGAGGTTCTTCATAGCCCCGACGCCAGGAGGCAACACCGGCCAAGCCATATTTATCAACTAAGGCCAGGCGTTGCCGTACAGAATGTTCATCCTCCAGCCAGATTTTAAAAGTGGAGCCATTTTGCTGCAGCTGAGCAAAGTTTTGTCCCGAGGAAGCATCTATCTTTGGTGTCAACCCGTTTTGTTTTACCCAACCTTTAGCTGTATCCATATTGAAAATGCGGGAGCTTACTGTTATTTTTCCTGTATCGTCCCGCTTTTCTTCCCAAAGGCGGGTGTAAAAAGGAATACCCAAGACCAGTTTTTCCCTGGGGACTTCCTCCAGAAGACCGCGGATTCCTTTTTCCACCCAGGGCAGTGAAGCCACGGAGCCTGCTTTTGGGCTGGTGGACCAGTGCTCATCGTAGGCCATCAGCATAATGTAATCCACTGCTTCTCCCAGCGCTTTACGGTTATAAAAAAGGGACCAGTTGGCACTGTTTGATTTAACAGTGACGTCCATGGATACAGTAAGGCCCTGCTCGTGAAACAGGGGCGTCAACTCTCTGACGAATTGCACCAGCAGATCTTTATCTTCCAAGTACACATTTTCAAAATCTAAATTAATGCCATTTAATTCATAGAGCTCTGCAAACATCAGGAGTTGGTTAATCACCTTTTGCCGCAGTGCCGCGCTCCTCAAAATATTGTGGGTTTTTTCCGGGTTAAAATCATTGCTAAATAGGGCCCAAACTTGGTAGCCTTTGGAATGGGCCCAGCGGACGTAAGCGCCGTCAGCCCTGTTGCCCACCGTGCCTTCAGAATCTTTCAAATAAAACCAGGTGGGAGATACAACGTTTACGCCGGGCGGCGGTGTGATGCGGGACGTATCTGGCGTGACTTTGCTAACTTGCTCCCAGGTAAAATTAATTTTTCCTTGTATTTTTGGTTTAATGTACGATGAGTTGTCAATGCCCTGCGGAACCAGCTCAATATTTCGTAAATTAACTGGGTCCTCCTGCACGTAACCCAATTGCCCGTTGGACAGTACATGGTACCAGCCGTTAACTTCACTAAAAATCGTGACTTCAGTACCGATAGGCAGTTTGGTCAGACGCTGATGTCGGAGGCCTGGTCCTGTTCTCAGTATTGTTTCTTTTGTTATCACAGCTTTCTGCAGTGGCTTACCGGAAGTCAAAAGTACTGCCCTGTTTTCTTTTGGGCAAACGGCCAGGTTTAAATTATAAATTTTTTTTAGGGGTTTTAGCTGGACATAGGGTTCCCCTTGGACAAGCAGCACTGGAAACTCCAGCTGCAAGGGTTTATTATTTACGCTTACTGTCAGTTTTTCGGTATGCATTCTAACTACTTTGTCTGCTGTTGTGATGATAAGCTGCTTCTCTTCCGGGTCCCAGTGAATATTGGGGTCAAATGTACTCTTAATTGTATTAACGGATAGATAAGGTTCGTTTTGTTTAAACAGGAGTTCACCATTGGCAAAAGCTTTGTCGTTCCAAATTAAAACCGCATTTTCATCTTGATAGGTAAAAAAGCCGGGCATATACCAAAGTAACAGGCTCAAAGCTAAAACTGCTAACGCCAATAATACAATTATTATCGAGGTTTTATAATTAAACGTTTTGTTTAGTTGAGGCTCAGCCAAGTCATTCTTCCTTTCATAACCAGCAATTTTCTTTCTGCACTTAAAGCGCAGATAATCAATATTTAGTTTTTTCGCGGCGGGGGCCCGGATTCCTGCCCTAATAGCCTGCCTTTTTTTGGAGAAGCTCCGGACTGGTGACTGCTATCTTTACAAAAAAGCTGCTGACGTGAATCAGCAGCTTTAAACCAGATAAAAAGCTGACGGCTGAAAGCTGATAGCTGATAGCTATTCAGCTTTTGCCTTTGTATAATTGAGGAGTCCTCCTGCCAGGATAATTTCAATAAAGCGGGGAGAGAGGTTATGCTCTGTTTCAAAGGTTATACCCTTGGTTTCATTTTGTACGGTCAGCACATTGCCGTTCAGCAATTGGTTGTGCAGGTCAGTAAACTTTAACACATCACCTTGTTCGATGGTCTCATAATCTGTTTCCCGCACGAAAGTTAACGGCAGGATGCCGAAGTTCACCAAGTTAGCCCGGTGGATACGGGCAAAGGACTTGGCGATTACTGCTTTGACGCCAAGGTACATTGGAGCCAAGGCCGCATGTTCCCGGCTGGAACCCTGTCCGTAATTATGGCCCCCTACAACAAAGCCTCCGCCTTTGGCCTGGGCCCTTTGGGCAAACTCACTGTCTACAGGCGCAAAAACGTGCTGGGCAATGGCGGGAATATTGGAACGGAGGGGCAATACTTTTGCTCCCGCCGGCATAATGTGGTCGGTCGTTATATTGTCGGCTACTTTCAGTAGCACTTCGCCCGACAACTCCCGGGGTAACGGTTTATTTACCGGCAGCGGTTTGATATTTGGCCCTCGAATAATTTCCACTTTTTCCGGTTCGGGAGATGGAGGCAAAATCATCCGGTCATCCAGGATAAATTGCTCAGGCTGATTTACAATAATACCAGGGCCCAGGGTTCTCGGATCGGTTAAAACGCCGGTTAAAGCGGTAGCGGCGGCCACTTCGGGGCTGGCCAGGTAGACTTGGGCATCGGCTGTGCCGCTGCGCCCCTGGAAGTTCCGGTTAAAAGTGCGCACAGAGACGCCGCCTGAAGGAGGCGCCTGTCCCATACCAATGCACGGGCCGCATGCCGATTCCAAAATCCTGGCACCGGCGGCAATTAAATCTGCCAGTGCGCCGTTTTCAGCCAGCATGCGGTAGACCTGCCTCGAACCCGGGGCAATACACAGGCTGACATCGGGGTGTACCATCTTTCCTTTCAGGATGCCTGCAACCCGCATCAGGTCAGTGTAAGAGGAGTTGGTGCAGCTGCCGATGGCAACCTGGTCCACTTTAATCGGCCCGACTTCACTGACCTTTTTCACGGCATCGGGGCTGTGGGGCTGGGCCACCATTGGTTCAAGCTCAGACAAATTGATTTCTATGATTTCATCGTACTCGGCATCTGCATCGGGTAGAAGCTCAACCCAGCTTTCCACCCTGCCCTGGGCTTTAAGGAATGACTTTGTCACTTCATCGCTGGGGAAAACAGAGGTAGTAGCGCCTAATTCAGCGCCCATATTGGTAATGGTTGCCCGTTCGGGCACACTTAAAGTCGCCACACCCGGTCCACCGTACTCAATTACTTTGCCTACTCCGCCTTTAACACTTAAACGGCGTAACACTTCTAAAATGACATCTTTGGCTGATACCCAGGGGTTAAGTTCACCGGTTAAATGAACCTTGACAACTTTAGGCATGGTTAAATAGAAAGGTCCTCCGGCCATGGCCACGGCCACATCAAGGCCTCCGGCACCGATAGCCAGCATGCCAATGCCCCCACCGGTAGGGGTGTGGCTGTCTGAACCTAAAAGAGTTTGGCCCGGTACTCCAAACCGCTCCAAATGTACTTGATGGCAAATACCGTTGCCAGGACGGGAAAAATAGATGCCGTATTTGGAGGCAATGCTTTGTAGGAACCGGTGGTCATCGGCATTTTCAAAACCTGACTGCAGCGTATTGTGGTCGACGTAACTGACTGACAGTTTCGTCTTTACCCGTGGGACTCCCATTGCTTCAAACTGCAGGTAAGCCATGGTCCCCGTGGCGTCTTGCGTCAGAGTTTGATCTATTTTGATGGCAATTTCTTGCCCCGGAATCAGTTCGCCGGCCACCAAATGCTCTTTTAAAATTTTTTTTACCAGATTGTCACCCACTGCTTTTTCCTCCTTTACATTCTATTTTTTAAATATACCAAAGGGGTCCGGGAGTGTCAAAGGGTTTAAAAGGATGTGAAAGGAATTAGACTATGAGCAGAGAATTTGTAAGGACGACGTTAGCCTGCTGGCGACTGATGACTGGTGACTGGGGACTAAACGAGGAGCGTTTTGCTGAAAGGGGTTGGAACGTGATTACCGGAATTTGTACTATAAAGTTAAGAATTGCTGGCGCAGAGTCCCTGAAAGACAAGAGAAGGGTTATCAAAAGCCTGATTGGCAGAATCAAAAGCAGGTATAATGTTTCAATCAGTGAAGTGGAGGACATGGACTCCTGGCAGCTTGCTACTATTGGTGTGGCTTTTGTCAGCAACAGCACGGTACATGTGCATCAAACCCTGGACAGTTTGCTTGATTTTGTTGAGGCATTTGGTCAAGTGGAACTAATCCATTTTGAGAAAGAAATTTTATAGGAAGGTGAGCTTGCTTGTGCATATTGTTTTGGTTGAACCTGAGATTACGCAAAATACGGGGAATATCGCCCGCACCTGTGCAGCAACAGGAGTAAACCTGCATTTAGTAAAACCGCTGGGTTTTTCAACCGATGATCGCTACTTGAAGCGGGCGGGACTTGACTACTGGCATCTTGTCCATATAGAATACCATGAAAATTTCTCCGAGCTGAGAGCCAAATATCCTGGGAAAAACTTCTATTACGCTACCACAAAAGGCAGCCGTTTTTATTCCGAAGTTAAATATACAAACGATGATTTTCTGGTGTTTGGCCCCGAAACACGGGGGCTGCCGAAAGAACTATTAGCAGCCAATGCCCCTTATTGCATAAAAATACCTATGAGGGATGAAGCCAGGTCCCTCAACCTCTCTAATTCAGTGGCTATAGTGGTATATGAAGCGCTGCGGCAGTTAGGTTTTCCCAATTTAAAGTAAGGAGGAGCATATGCTAATAGGCGTTTTGTCGGATACCCATATTCCTCGGCGGTCGAAAAGTTTGCCCCCTATACTTTGGAAGGGTTTAGAGGGAGTGGATTTAATTTTGCATGCCGGCGACATTAACCAGCCTGACTTGTTGGACGAGCTGGGCTTAATAGCACCTGTACATGCGGTCTTAGGCAACACTGACCCTTACGAACTGCAAATTAAACTTCCTTTAACCAAGGTACTGCAATTGGGAAGGTTTAAAGTAGGTCTGGTTCACGGTGACGGGATTGGCGGAAGGACGGTGGACCGGGCTGCCCAGGCGTTCCAAAGGCCGGATCTGGATATTGTTATTTTTGGGCACAGCCACCAGCCTTACTGCGCTTTTCACGGCAAGACCCTCTTTTTCAACCCTGGTTCTCCCACGGATAAAAGAATTATGCCTTATTATTCTTACGGGCTGATTAGGCTGGAGGAGGAGATCAAGGCTGAGTTGATCTGTTTTTAAATTTTCCGGCAGGACTTTTAAATTTCTTGTGGAATAGTCCATACTAGAACAGGCACCGTTGTTGCCGTTGCAGAATATTTTATACTGTCAGTATCATCTATCCCGTCAAGGTGTAATGGATGAAGAGGATTGCTGAACTCTTTGGGGAAAGCCAAGTCATTGCTGCAGTACGCAGTGAGGAACAATTGCGCCAAGCGGTGAATTCGCCTGTGGCGGCAATTTTTCTCTTGC
This region of Zhaonella formicivorans genomic DNA includes:
- a CDS encoding nucleoside kinase, with translation MNSLGKIKITYSDGTVQEVGEGTTLLELSKEAQQNYKSTIVAAKVNNAVKDLNFELKEDALVEFLDLTTDDGFRIYQRSLSFLLIKAVGEIFPEARVTIEHSISKGLYCELHNKDPITEKDVRKIENHMRELVEQDITFHKDTVPLNEAIKLFEKEGQMDKVRLLKYREKPTITIYSCGWLRDYFYGYMVPSTGFLKKFELKYYMPGFILRYPDKFNPEAIPEYKEQPKLFSVFREAEKWARILEVTDVGALNDQIAAGHADDLIRVSEAFHEKKIAHFADLITKERDQIRIILIAGPSSSGKTTFAQRLSVQLRVNGVKPISISLDDYFVSRDKTPLDEKGEPDFEALEAIELDLFNEHLTKLIQGAEVELPTFNFVTGQREYRGRKIRIKRDQPIIIEGIHGLNEKLTAAIPRGSKFKIYVSALTQLNIDSHNRIPTTDARIIRRIVRDSQFRSHDALKTIKIWPKVRRGEERNIFPFQEDADVMFNSHLVYELAVLKRYAEPLLQAIDAQQPEYSEAKRLLKFLSFFLPMEDFEVPNNSIIREFIGNSSFCRE
- a CDS encoding OsmC family protein, giving the protein MHVTVSWKGKMAFEGLSGSGHRVMADARPEVGGENRGPSPMELVLIGLGGCTGMDVVSILEKMRVSYDDFKISISAERKEEHPKTFSRVSLLYEIWGKDVPEDKLKRAVDLTQEKYCSVLHMVNKTAAIEYSYKIHQS
- a CDS encoding deoxyribonuclease IV: MYIGAHISIGKGFAAAVEQAREIGGNTMQFFSRNPRGAAVKALDPKDVVMTKDKIQAYEFGPIVAHAPYIINLASPKDDLWQLAIKVMTEDLARMDTIGVPFLAVHPGSHVGKGLDYATKRIADALNLILQGENVTMLLLETMAGSGTEVGRSFSEIAQIISGVEHQEKVGVCLDTCHLFGAGYDVKDNLDQVLTEFDAVIGLDRLKAVHLNDSLQPLGSKKDRHANIGEGLIGAEALGRVVLHPKLKHLPFLLETPGGLENYRREIQFFQSLL
- a CDS encoding zinc-ribbon domain containing protein; translation: MVYQDKELQCKECGSTFVFSAGEQEFFAEKGFQNDPSRCPSCRANRKKQNSGGSAGRPRQSRELFTTTCSSCGAQTEVPFKPTGDRPVYCRDCFQAKKRF
- a CDS encoding aldo/keto reductase, whose protein sequence is MQYRTLGKTGLSVSLVGMGGIPIQKIDEARAEQVVSAAIQAGINFFDSARGYTDSEAKLGRVFGSYHAPGKLVIATKSAAKTKSEILKDVEVSLKNLRVKTIDLYQLHNVKDEATLDAVMAPGGAVEGLREAQTKGWIRHIGITGHVPEILVKAVKTGAFATVQFPFSAVEQEAAKMLLPLAAELGLGVIVMKPLAGGALSNSDLALRFLFEHPVTTVIPGMASVEEVAQNSSLGERALPLTPKEREVLEQQVQSLGKTFCRRCEYCLPCPQNVNIPMVFLLDGYYTRYGLQSWAEERYRAMERKAKDCAECGLCEERCPYNLPIRSMLKEASSRFDRE
- the nth gene encoding endonuclease III, with amino-acid sequence MHAERNRKILETLRSLYPDAKPALIYSNPFELLIATMLSAQSTDNQVNKVTAKLFAKYKTPAELAQLKPEELEEHIKGCGLYKNKSKNIIATCKILVEKYNGQVPESLEQLTELPGVGRKTANVVLSNAFGQDAIAVDTHVFRVANRLGLAYAKDPLNTELQLQQSIPQKYWSQAHHWLIYHGRKICKARNPDCGVCPLEKHCPTGTSKPASF
- a CDS encoding glycosyl hydrolase family 18 protein → MSLLLWYMPGFFTYQDENAVLIWNDKAFANGELLFKQNEPYLSVNTIKSTFDPNIHWDPEEKQLIITTADKVVRMHTEKLTVSVNNKPLQLEFPVLLVQGEPYVQLKPLKKIYNLNLAVCPKENRAVLLTSGKPLQKAVITKETILRTGPGLRHQRLTKLPIGTEVTIFSEVNGWYHVLSNGQLGYVQEDPVNLRNIELVPQGIDNSSYIKPKIQGKINFTWEQVSKVTPDTSRITPPPGVNVVSPTWFYLKDSEGTVGNRADGAYVRWAHSKGYQVWALFSNDFNPEKTHNILRSAALRQKVINQLLMFAELYELNGINLDFENVYLEDKDLLVQFVRELTPLFHEQGLTVSMDVTVKSNSANWSLFYNRKALGEAVDYIMLMAYDEHWSTSPKAGSVASLPWVEKGIRGLLEEVPREKLVLGIPFYTRLWEEKRDDTGKITVSSRIFNMDTAKGWVKQNGLTPKIDASSGQNFAQLQQNGSTFKIWLEDEHSVRQRLALVDKYGLAGVASWRRGYEEPRIWEIIAENLKKTR
- a CDS encoding aconitate hydratase; its protein translation is MGDNLVKKILKEHLVAGELIPGQEIAIKIDQTLTQDATGTMAYLQFEAMGVPRVKTKLSVSYVDHNTLQSGFENADDHRFLQSIASKYGIYFSRPGNGICHQVHLERFGVPGQTLLGSDSHTPTGGGIGMLAIGAGGLDVAVAMAGGPFYLTMPKVVKVHLTGELNPWVSAKDVILEVLRRLSVKGGVGKVIEYGGPGVATLSVPERATITNMGAELGATTSVFPSDEVTKSFLKAQGRVESWVELLPDADAEYDEIIEINLSELEPMVAQPHSPDAVKKVSEVGPIKVDQVAIGSCTNSSYTDLMRVAGILKGKMVHPDVSLCIAPGSRQVYRMLAENGALADLIAAGARILESACGPCIGMGQAPPSGGVSVRTFNRNFQGRSGTADAQVYLASPEVAAATALTGVLTDPRTLGPGIIVNQPEQFILDDRMILPPSPEPEKVEIIRGPNIKPLPVNKPLPRELSGEVLLKVADNITTDHIMPAGAKVLPLRSNIPAIAQHVFAPVDSEFAQRAQAKGGGFVVGGHNYGQGSSREHAALAPMYLGVKAVIAKSFARIHRANLVNFGILPLTFVRETDYETIEQGDVLKFTDLHNQLLNGNVLTVQNETKGITFETEHNLSPRFIEIILAGGLLNYTKAKAE
- a CDS encoding DUF503 domain-containing protein, whose translation is MSREFVRTTLACWRLMTGDWGLNEERFAERGWNVITGICTIKLRIAGAESLKDKRRVIKSLIGRIKSRYNVSISEVEDMDSWQLATIGVAFVSNSTVHVHQTLDSLLDFVEAFGQVELIHFEKEIL
- the trmL gene encoding tRNA (uridine(34)/cytosine(34)/5-carboxymethylaminomethyluridine(34)-2'-O)-methyltransferase TrmL; translated protein: MLVHIVLVEPEITQNTGNIARTCAATGVNLHLVKPLGFSTDDRYLKRAGLDYWHLVHIEYHENFSELRAKYPGKNFYYATTKGSRFYSEVKYTNDDFLVFGPETRGLPKELLAANAPYCIKIPMRDEARSLNLSNSVAIVVYEALRQLGFPNLK
- a CDS encoding metallophosphoesterase family protein translates to MLIGVLSDTHIPRRSKSLPPILWKGLEGVDLILHAGDINQPDLLDELGLIAPVHAVLGNTDPYELQIKLPLTKVLQLGRFKVGLVHGDGIGGRTVDRAAQAFQRPDLDIVIFGHSHQPYCAFHGKTLFFNPGSPTDKRIMPYYSYGLIRLEEEIKAELICF